The Triticum aestivum cultivar Chinese Spring chromosome 4B, IWGSC CS RefSeq v2.1, whole genome shotgun sequence sequence GTATGTCTGAAGCTTCTGTGGTGACACAATGTCAAGGTATGTCTGAAGCTTCTGTGGTGACGCATTGTGAAGGTATGTCTGATACTTGGGTGGTGATACAGTGTTAAGGTTTAGATGTGTATATATGTAGACTAGAACGAATTTAGCTAGCTGACCCCTTAAGCATGTACATGTGGTAGCCGTGAGTATTACTTGATGAGATGCAAGTGGGACTGGCTGGTGGACAACACCATAGTATGAATGCAGTATCAGTTTTAGGCAAGTGATAGGACTAATTTATGCCTACATAGTATGCCACTTGCACCCGCCGTGAGTACTTGCTTGGCGAGTGGTTCGGATAATTTCTGCTTGAAATCATTTCCAAATCTTAACAGCATATGTTGTGCAAGAGATTTGGACATCTGTTGTGTAGGCCACGGAATATCGGCACCGTCCTTCTGTTTGTGTGTTGACTGAACATAGTCCCCATTAGCAGCTCCGTTTCCTTTAATCGGGTCACGGCCACCATTACTCTGGAGCATCAACAACGAACTCATATAGCTGGCCAAGTGACTCCTTGTTACATTCACTAATGGTACTGGTTTTCCATGGAGTTGATCATTCCTCAGCTGCCAATTCCTCCAGATTAACATGATAACATTCTTCCTTTCCCTGTCATTTGTTCGGGCTAGAAGATCAAGCAGCCACTCCGGTCCAGAATTAACAAGTTCTTCCCGGTCCGGCAGTTCCCACTCCTCTCTCATCGCCTCCCACACTGCATGCGATCCAGGACACGTTACTACAGCATGAACATCATATTTGTATAGATGACGGGTTTTCTTCAACTGTCATGTGGGAAGTCATTCCTTTATCATTTCCAGGCACAGATCTTCATTTTTTGTGGCACTTGGATGTTCCAGAAAACCTCCAGGATAGGTCTAACTCCCTTTGGCCTTGAACTGCTCGCTGGGCCTCCTTGTGCACGGAACTTATCTTCGACCGCGAGGTGATACACACTCCGGATCGGACCGAAAACCTTCCATCTTTTGTCGGGTGCCACGCCACAAAGTCATCTCCCCGCTTCCTTGATGGCCGTATCCCAAGAATGACGTCCATATCTGCCGGTATAAAGAATTGACGAACCCTTTCTATGTTCCATGTCCCGTCTGGCAGCAAGAAATCAGCCACTCTTGTGTACCTACATACCCCTTTTTCCAACAATGGTCTTCTCGAGGCATCTCTAGGAAGCCATGTATCTCGCCATATCCGCACATTATCCCCATCTCCTATCCTCCATATAATTCCTTTCTTCAGAAGATCAAGGCCATATTCGATCATCGCTCTCCATCCCGGGGATGCAGCACCAGTAAACACTACTGTGTCAATTAAGCTTCCATGGCGGTGGTATTTTGCTACAGTATTATTAACATATGATGATATAATCTGATTTTTCTAGCTGGATTATCTAACTTTTTTAGATATGACTATTGAATTTACCTGTAGAATTTTAACTATTAACTTGTATCACATGAGTGTTATCTTTCTCCATGAGATGGCTCATGCTTGTTAGTGTTTCATTACGGATTTTTGCTTCCTATGTTCCACTGTTTTGTGTGTGTTGAATGTGCATAAGTATTACTACTTGCTCATTTTGTGTATAGTTTCAGTTTAAATATGTTAACTTATACACTGGTTGCATTCTGTACATAATGGTTGTCTTGTAAGATGTGAAGTTGAACACATCGGTTAAGTTGTGCCGCAGTTTTCTATTTATAATATGTTCGCCGTGTATGCATGTGCGATATGTCGTTTCTGACTTGAGGCTGTTACTCATCTCCGAATCCGACAAAACCAATATTCGAATCCGCATCCAACTGCTACCAAATCGAATTCACACAGGTTTCATCCCTATATTTGCGATTACTTGAAGTGGAAATATTTAATCGACGAGCTCGTTACAAATGTATCAGGTTCCCATCATTTCATTTGTGTTAACTCAAGAAGGTGAAATCGTAAGCCATTACCTCCTAATTAATCTGCACAGTTAGCAACTCGGAAACCGAAACAAACCTGTACCTACAACATACAGTACATAGGATCGAACAAGCCAGTTAGTTAGCTCCATCttgatcatcatcgtcgtcgtctacTTGGGCTAACCCACCCTACATACACGTATAATTAAGGTCGAGATTCATCGACCGTAAGCCACAGATCGGCCGGCGGTAGCCAAGGCACAAATAAAAGAGAGCCAAAACAGCACAACATCAGCGGCGTCCGCTGGAGCTCCCGTGCCGCTCCTCGATGTGCTCCTGGATGATGGAGCCCGCCACCTCCTGCACCGTTTCGCAGAGCTCCTGGCTCGAGTTGGACGCCTCCTGCGCCGGGTCCTCCATGATCATCTCCATCGGGATCTCGTCGGCGCTGCCCGGGGGCGACTGGCAGTAGGCGTCCAGCAGGTGCTCGTGGATCTCCCGCATCCTCCCGGACTGCTCGTCCTCTCTGTCCAGCTCGATGAAGTCCTGCGCACACGCACACACGCCCAACATTTACATTTTGTTTTCAAAGAGGAAAAGAAGTACTAATGAATGAATGAATGTATGATGATGAGACCTGGGCGGAGAAGGAGTTGAAGATGCGGGAGAAGCGCTGCCTGCAGTACTCGTTGAAGAGGATGGTGCCGATGAGGAGCAGGATGGTGAACCCCGTGGAAATCGGCGCCTTCTTGATGGTGAAGACACCCAGCGCGATGATCTGCGTGAGCACCAGGGAGAACACCATGGTGTTGTGCATGATCGGCCACAGCTTCCCTCCCATCTCGTACTTGGGGTAGTACACGTTCAGAATCTGCAAGCATTAGAAAAGATTGTTCGTTTGATGGATGAACGGAAGGAAGATCCTCCTAATGAATCAACAAACTGATCAAGTTATTAACATATACTCTCTCTGGAAAGAAATATAAGAgggtttagatcactaaagtagtgaagtaaacgctcttatatttctccacagagggagtagtatatacctGGTTGCGGTACACCAAGTAGCCGAGGCAAAAGTAGACGAGCAAGAAAGGCAGTATGAGAGGCGCCATGATCGAGAACGTGAAGCCGAGCACGTTGAACATGAGGACCTTGGGGACTTCGGTGTGGTAGGGGAAAGAGTAGACGTATTCTGGCTCGTCCTGGTAGCAACATATGAATTTCCTGAAGAAATTGTACACCAGGTTGTACACCTGCAGTATCTCCGAGCACAGACTGAACCAGCCTGATGTGAGGACGTAGGTCATGAAAAACGTTGCCTGCCATGCCCATCCAAAGGAAGCACACAGTTAACAAACCCATCATCAGTTAATTAATCCTTAGTCCTCCCTcagatccaaaataagtgtcgcagttttgaactaaggtcAACCTACCTGCTTTGGCACGAGCTCGGCTAGCATAGACGGCATGTCCTTGGGTCTAGTGAGCACATTCAGCTGGTTGAGCACGGACCCTGATAGCACGTTCACAAAGAAGACATTCCAGATGTTGAAGATGAGAATCTTGGAGCACGCGCTCGTCTTCCTGCCGCTGCGAGAAATCGACCCCTCGATCGCCGAGAAGCGCATCATCAGGGGAGGAACGGTGTAGAGGGACAGCAGCAGGACCACGCTAGGGAGGTATCCCGTTACGACTCTCACGCAGAATGACCTGCATGAACAAGGGATTCTTTCTTTCAGGCTCGCTCAGGGCATGAAGCATGATGCAACAAGCTCGGTCGTCAGCTGCATGCAAACCTGTTAACAAAGTGAACTCTATGATTATTGATTAAGATTCTACTACTTACGTCTTCAGTGCACCTCTCAGGTTTGGGAACATTTGCTTGAGCTGTTCCAGCTGCATCATGCTTTGAACAAACGCGACGGGTACGATGAAGACAAACATGAAGAAGACACTAGCCGCGAGCGTCGCTATTTTCCGGAGCCAGATCTGCCTGTAGGGTATCCAGAGGTTCGACCAGTAGACGTCGCGCGGCTCCGGCGCCAGATTTGTCACCCATAGCATAGGGTTCGAAGACTGAAGAACTTGGGAGGCCACAATCGCCGCGTAGCGAGTCTTGAAGAACACTATAGCACCTGGGCAGTCCTGTTCGATCGGCAGTAGGACTAGATTTATTTACGAGGAGAGAATGCATAGAAATCGTAGTTTTATGACAGCATGCTACTGCTTCAGACAAAAAAGAAT is a genomic window containing:
- the LOC123094394 gene encoding CSC1-like protein RXW8, translated to MEFSALLTSAGINIALCILYLSLYSILRKQPHNFRVYFGRRLAEEKFREQVDYFSFERLLPTAGWLVKAYWCTEDEIRRVAGLDSVVFLRLFIFSIRIFSITTLICVFGVLPVNYHGQEMAHVRVPAESLNVFTIANLKEGSSKLWVHCTALYVITISACILLFQEYRYISRKRLAHITGSTPNPGHFAVLVRSIPKSHNELLDDTIRNFFLNYHGSSYLSHQMIYRKGKLQNFVDSAERAYRKFVRVKLSVFDQNVRSSLNRCGLCGVQASSFELYRNKFVEAKKSDLTDPEVVEAQKDCPGAIVFFKTRYAAIVASQVLQSSNPMLWVTNLAPEPRDVYWSNLWIPYRQIWLRKIATLAASVFFMFVFIVPVAFVQSMMQLEQLKQMFPNLRGALKTSFCVRVVTGYLPSVVLLLSLYTVPPLMMRFSAIEGSISRSGRKTSACSKILIFNIWNVFFVNVLSGSVLNQLNVLTRPKDMPSMLAELVPKQATFFMTYVLTSGWFSLCSEILQVYNLVYNFFRKFICCYQDEPEYVYSFPYHTEVPKVLMFNVLGFTFSIMAPLILPFLLVYFCLGYLVYRNQILNVYYPKYEMGGKLWPIMHNTMVFSLVLTQIIALGVFTIKKAPISTGFTILLLIGTILFNEYCRQRFSRIFNSFSAQDFIELDREDEQSGRMREIHEHLLDAYCQSPPGSADEIPMEMIMEDPAQEASNSSQELCETVQEVAGSIIQEHIEERHGSSSGRR